Genomic DNA from Candidozyma auris chromosome 1, complete sequence:
CCAATCACCACTATCGACCGTGTGGTTGAGTATAAGAAGAGTCTTGAGGAGCTCTCCCCCAAGACaactttcttgatgagtttcTATCTTTGTAAAGATTTGAGTCCGGAGCTTATCAACGAAGCTGCCAAGATCGGTGCCATTCATGGTGTCAAGTGCTATCCTGCCGGAGTTACCACCAACTCAGCCGCTGGTGTTGATCCCAACGACTTTTCTGATTTTTACCCAATCTTCAAAGCTCTAGAAGAGAACAACTTGGTTCTCAACTTGCATGGTGAGAAGCCACCATccaaagatgaagatatcCATGTTTTGAATGCCGAGCCGCAGTTCTTGCCTGCCCTCATCAAACTCTCTAACGACTTCCCAAATTTGAGGATCATACTTGAGCACTGTACCACCAAAAACGCCGTCGACACAATTCGTGAAATCCACCGAGAAAACCCACAATCCAAGGTCGCTGCAACAATCACTGCACACCACCTTTCATTGACCATAGACTCGTGGGCAGGTAACCCGATCAACTTTTGCAAACCTGTTGCGAAATTGCCTGCTGACATGAGGGCGTTGATTGAAGCTGCTACTTCTGGCGAAaagtacttcttctttgggtcGGACTCCGCACCACATCCAATTGTAAATAAAGCGAAGCACACAGGTGTTTGTGCTGGTGTATACACACAGTGCAATGCAATTGCCTACGTTGCCGAGGTGTTCGACACCGTTGGTAAACTTGAcaacttgaaaaaatttgTCTCTGATAACGGAAAGG
This window encodes:
- the URA4 gene encoding dihydroorotase, whose amino-acid sequence is MSEIELGITADMHVHLRDGRMMDLITPTVRDGGVSIAYVMPNLVPPITTIDRVVEYKKSLEELSPKTTFLMSFYLCKDLSPELINEAAKIGAIHGVKCYPAGVTTNSAAGVDPNDFSDFYPIFKALEENNLVLNLHGEKPPSKDEDIHVLNAEPQFLPALIKLSNDFPNLRIILEHCTTKNAVDTIREIHRENPQSKVAATITAHHLSLTIDSWAGNPINFCKPVAKLPADMRALIEAATSGEKYFFFGSDSAPHPIVNKAKHTGVCAGVYTQCNAIAYVAEVFDTVGKLDNLKKFVSDNGKAFYGITDEDVVNKDKVYLVRRDNAVPKVIGNDTLEVVPFKAGETLKYAVEWR